A single window of Pygocentrus nattereri isolate fPygNat1 chromosome 24, fPygNat1.pri, whole genome shotgun sequence DNA harbors:
- the LOC108439449 gene encoding centrosome and spindle pole-associated protein 1 isoform X6, whose amino-acid sequence MDGGTTVNLVEEKAKIATDKGYVPYMEMKSSINFHPEKEDSTSQPKQSKEGFGLSLQLGEEYERKKQKLKEELRLDYRRYVAENKLRDDRIGENELFLRGQEETQKIRKTAKTPQAPSRDLFGSTAARHTLLSPEFQEQKSSPSPERLLFSRRDVGTVTEPAVRALPRPPRKHREETVERWDRRPRRRYSIEEELDSEEEQEELELLQKSKPRNRQEPVQPGRRERRLHHTANRVAQERREVEVPTVNEEEYQEENSRTPLATFKTNIPAHARATSKKDMADFATGLMIGAAEEEEAAQRRKARYRQELLEQMAEQRKNKRKEKELELRVAATGAIDPEKQYVTDCLTGLPQPDRIKQFGAVRREYEGRRRDVPYRPGRGLDTLGADSDRKTQERSLQGSEEKREPPERPRVAFQSPILEYSTALGHLANAAGPGFEAEAGAWQGVGGFTPFSEDFQKGISGTLGEMVSPRVTGVPPPLAPGLSEVYSTPYDDAYYYYGARNPLDPNLNYYGHPAAAVPSLPNLPSGAHPSILQPPAGLLAQSTSQHGIAHSGMGIEMPPPDRHQQPKENNLCYKEALKQQIEERQERRRREREEGERYDAKLEAEMKVYEPWGRGGGGAPLRDDRGNLISDLKRMHRTNEEAYMNPESRGRRAAEPAAPIRAISRAEDKDPSADKVPGFTFTQPSPYARGNVFTDRPTAQQLHEQEKYKESLKQQIEEKRRMDAERRERLRQEEEREEKRLAEQRARIQREYEEEQEKKKRKEMEQSAKNQEMIRQAEERRKEAERKRKEEEAKESEAVRQQYEQERQARLEQDHRSQSPPIPTVQKRLGYQPPPRPPSLDSQRSAAILSASSLSTPRSPPVPARRNQIRATEEQQGVISELSVLRRRLRSEQRRLEGHLLQSDREDTQSPIKTRDLPLDVFDMARLRMQVPARRPPSSTRPINKQNIEEFNQLKYRDSESREQVRQAYPDPPSDEASLELQQQALLREQQHRLNYMRRARVHDYFDLSSPMKPTNQWKERRTEEAERHSLLQSESAFIDPNGYSFPATPQPERRAGQSSARERRRQARRTDFDDGMETPSRERNGQSLGSASSFQLDRLREHNQRRMRALDNMSAQGWRSGEISADEEDDLWQQSPSPAPARRVSTTTVATEPWLRPGTTETLKRFMAGRRPSSRGPLTREWEGPSTYHG is encoded by the exons AATAAGCTCAGAGATGACCGAATTGGAGAAAATGAGCTCTTTCTCCGAGGGCaagaagaaacacagaaaataagGAAAACTGCAAAAACGCCACAG GCTCCAAGTAGAGATCTTTTTGGCTCCACAGCTGCCAGACATACACTGCTTTCTCCAGAATTTCAAGAACAAAAGAGCAGCCCGAGCCCAGAGAGGCTGCTGTTCTCCAGGAGGGACGTTGGCACAGTAACAGAGCCGGCAGTTAGGGCTCTGCCGAGGCCACCACGGAAACACAGGGAGGAGACCGTGGAGCGCTGGGACAGAAGGCCCAGGCGCCGTTACAGCATTGAAGAAGAGTTGGACTCTGAGGAGGAGCAAGAAGAGCTTGAGCTTCTGCAGAAGAGCAAACCCAGAAACCGCCAAGAGCCTGTACAGCCtggcaggagagagaggaggcttCACCACACAGCAAACAG AGTTGcccaggagaggagagaagtggAGGTACCGACAGTTAATGAAGAGGAATATCAAGAGGAGAACAGCCGAACCCCACTGGCAACATTTAAAACCAA CATACCAGCGCATGCCCGAGCCACTAGCAAGAAGGACATGGCTGATTTTGCCACAGGACTTATGATAG GTGctgctgaggaagaggaggccgCTCAGAGGAGAAAGGCACGCTACCGACAAGAGCTACTGGAGCAAATGGCAGAACAGCGGAAGAATAAGAGGAA GGAAAAGGAGCTTGAGTTAAGAGTTGCAGCTACAGGAGCCATCGACCCAGAGAAACAG TATGTGACAGACTGCTTGACTGGTCTTCCCCAGCCTGACAGGATCAAACAGTTTGGTGCTGTGAGAAGGGAGTATGAAGGCAGGAGGCGGGATGTGCCCTACAGGCCAGGACGGGGGCTGGACACGCTAGGGGCAGACTCGGATAGGAAAACCCAAGAGAGGTCTCTGCAGGGGTCAGAAGAAAAAAGGGAGCCTCCTGAGAGGCCCCGTGTGGCCTTTCAGTCTCCAATCCTGGAGTACAGCACAGCTTTGGGGCACTTGGCTAATGCAGCAGGTCCAGGTTTTGAGGCTGAGGCTGGGGCCTGGCAGGGTGTTGGAGGGTTTACCCCCTTTAGTGAAGACTTCCAGAAAGGCATCTCAGGAACTCTTGGAGAAATGGTTAGCCCTAG AGTTACAGGAGTTCCTCCACCACTAGCACCTGGACTCTCAGAGGTATACTCCACTCCATATGATGATGCCTACTATTACTATGGAGCCAGGAATCCCCTAGATCCTAATCTAAACTACT ATGGACATCCTGCGGCTGCAGTACCTTCATTGCCTAATCTTCCCTCTGGagcacatccatccatcctgcAGCCTCCTGCTGGGCTGCTTGCGCA ATCAACTTCACAGCATGGAATTGCACACTCTGGAATGGGGATTGAGATGCCTCCTCCTGACAGACATCAGCAGCCCAAAGAAAATAATCTGTGCTACAAGGAAGCGCTTAAACAGCAG ATTGAAGAGAGGCAGGAGAGGAgacggcgagagagagaggagggagaacGCTATGACGCTAAGCTGGAGGCAGAGATGAAAGTCTATGAACCCTGggggagaggaggaggtggagctcCACTGAGGGATGACCGAGGCAACCTCATAA GTGATCTGAAGCGAATGCACAGGACGAATGAGGAGGCATACATGAACCCAGAATCCCGAGGTAGAAGAGCCGCAGAACCAGCGGCTCCGATCAGAGCCATATCAAGAGCAGAGGACAAGGACCCCTCTGCAGACAAAGTGCCAG GTTTCACCTTTACCCAGCCTTCACCATACGCCCGAGGCAATGTTTTCACTGACCGTCCCACAGCCCAACAGCTCCATGAACAGGAGAAGTACAAAGAAAGTCTGAAACAGCAG ATTGAGGAGAAGCGGAGGATGGAtgcagagaggagggagaggttGAGGCAGGAAGAGGAGCGGGAGGAGAAGAGGCTGGCGGAGCAGAGGGCACGGATCCAGAGGGAGTATGAGGAAGAACAGGAAAAGAAGAAACGGAAGGAGATGGAG CAAAGTGCCAAAAATCAGGAGATGATCCGGCAAGCTGAGGAGCGGCGCAAAGAAgctgagaggaagagaaaagaggaagaggcaAAGGAGAGTGAGGCTGTCAGGCAGCAGTACGAGCAAGAGAGGCAAGCGCGGCTGGAACAG GACCACCGGTCGCAGTCCCCACCCATTCCCACAGTGCAGAAAAGACTGGGTTATCAGCCTCCTCCAAGACCACCTTCACTGGATAGCCAGCGCTCAGCTGCCATTCTTTCT GCTTCCTCACTTTCAACTCCTCGCTCCCCGCCAGTGCCTGCACGGAGGAACCAAATCAGAGCAACAG AGGAACAGCAAGGTGTGATCAGCGAATTGTCTGTCCTGCGTAGGCGTCTGCGAAGTGAGCAGAGGCGTCTTGAAGGGCACTTACTGCAGTCAGACAGAGAAGACACACAAAGTCCGATCAAGACCAG AGACCTGCCCCTGGATGTATTTGACATGGCCAGACTGCGCATGCAGGTTCCTGCTAGAAGACCCCCCTCAAGCACAAGACCAATTAACAAGCAGAACATAGAAGAATTCAATCAGCTCAAGTACAGAG acagcGAGTCTCGCGAGCAAGTGAGGCAGGCGTATCCAGATCCGCCCAGTGATGAGGCCAGTCTGGAGCTCCAACAGCAGGCGCTGCTCCGAGAGCAGCAGCACAGACTCAATTACATGAGGAGAGCCAGAGTCCACG ATTACTTTGACCTGTCATCTCCGATGAAGCCTACTAATCAATGG AAGGAGCGGCGCAcagaagaggcagagagacactCCCTGCTACAGTCAGAGAGTGCTTTTATTG aTCCTAATGGTTATTCATTCCCAGCAACACCTCAGCCAGAGCGGAGGGCTGGCCAGAGCTCTGCTAGAGAGAGGAGACGGCAAGCAAGAAGGACAGACTTTGATGAT GGCATGGAGACCCCCAGCAGAGAGAGGAACGGCCAGTCTCTCGGCTCAGCGAGCAGCTTTCAACTAGACAGACTCAGAGAGCACAACCAGCGAAGGATGAGAGCACTAGACAACATGAGCGCGCAGGGCTGGAGATCAG GAGAAATATCTGCTGATGAAGAGGACGACCTTTGGCAACAGAGTCCGTCACCGGCCCCTGCTAGGCGCGTTTCTACGACAACAGTTGCTACGGAGCCCTGGCTGCGCCCCGGCACCACTGAGACGCTGAAGAGGTTTATGGCGGGTCGCAGGCCATCCAGCCGCGGACCGCTGACTCGTGAGTGGGAGGGGCCGTCCACCTATCACGGTTAA